A window of the Dioscorea cayenensis subsp. rotundata cultivar TDr96_F1 chromosome 14, TDr96_F1_v2_PseudoChromosome.rev07_lg8_w22 25.fasta, whole genome shotgun sequence genome harbors these coding sequences:
- the LOC120275645 gene encoding rac-like GTP-binding protein 5: MSASRFIKCVTVGDGAVGKTCMLISYTSNTFPTDYVPTVFDNFSANVVVDGSTVNLGLWDTAGQEDYNRLRPLSYRGADVFLLAFSLISKASYENVSKKWIPELRHYAPGVPIVLVGTKLDLRDDKQFFIDHPGAVPITTAQGEELRKLIGAPAYIECSSKTQQNVKAVFDAAIKVVLQPPKQKRKKKRKAQKGCSIL; this comes from the exons ATGAGTGCATCGAGGTTCATAAAGTGTGTTACTGTCGGTGATGGCGCTGTGGGCAAGACTTGCATGTTGATTTCGTATACTAGCAATACTTTTCCCACT GATTATGTGCCAACTGTCTTTGACAATTTCAGTGCGAATGTGGTAGTTGATGGTAGCACTGTTAACCTAGGTTTGTGGGATACAGCAG GCCAAGAGGATTACAATAGATTAAGACCTTTGAGCTATCGTGGAGCTGATGTATTTCTTCTGGCCTTCTCACTTATAAGTAAGGCCAGCTATGAAAATGTTTCTAAGAAG TGGATCCCAGAATTGAGACATTATGCTCCTGGTGTTCCTATAGTTCTTGTTGGGACCAAACTTG ATCTTCGTGATGATAAGCAGTTCTTCATAGACCACCCTGGCGCTGTGCCCATCACTACCGCGCAg GGTGAGGAGCTAAGGAAGCTAATAGGTGCTCCTGCCTACATTGAGTGTAGTTCCAAAACACAGCAG AATGTCAAAGCCGTCTTCGATGCAGCCATTAAGGTTGTTCTCCAGCCTCCCAAacaaaagaggaagaagaagagaaaggcaCAAAAGGGCTGCTCCATCTTGTGA